The proteins below are encoded in one region of Loxodonta africana isolate mLoxAfr1 chromosome 5, mLoxAfr1.hap2, whole genome shotgun sequence:
- the LCORL gene encoding ligand-dependent nuclear receptor corepressor-like protein isoform X7, producing MVQHTNLFGKRNLEVSAAWNCEPEELTDWSMDEKCSFCNLQREAVSDCIPSLDSSQSTPTEELSSQGQSNTDKIECQAENYLHALFRKKDLPQNCDPNIPLVAQELMKKMIRQFAIEYISKSGKIQENRNGSIGPSLICKSIQMNQAESSLQEEQEGPLDLTVNRMQEQNTQQGDGVLDLSTKKTSVKPEESSLCDPPSENSMAGSTVDANSEEATKMDKEKSALSRVLESLCIHHRQQILAVLKFLVQEQNAASLCCCNTSYAVSSDSQKPLIEDDLHGLFCSCGEYRLAERGCLQNARQSPGLAPLSDCIQDSHCLSCQTVAIEHIKTVMNRRSSNGYNSLRCCSGQLSNIHSTKSAFHTPPLSREVCDLSVNLKDVCRSRSPSPPPLSPVQTEEFEKLKDVISKCSALENNRLETNINQPPSLIPAEVSSDKDDHEGKIYKTKTPINSDSLLLGDGNNCNANQEKGENSLIFQDLIDRINEKLKSIEATDMTNFVKSSSGDCNTDNDLKLGNLITSLLHNAKADDYSFMELLSQHDKVENKIIQTRFQKRQQTLFAMHNSPDSPIVRRQSLQIKRELASLGENFIRKRYTEKKLRKSMRNSEIFSMDKGPAYHCQGPSLQNFKSHQDKNHAGASFSPDSTLQPLQLPLHSLETNLAFDTCSGNCKTTPEKMSTRKPQEKSAAGGKKLQNYRENPKFETIHTPSKSDVPGLLSRTKRNIVPPGWYSIYVTNNYVFKKSKPKKVSESIPKKDTVKNIQIESSHNIDLNKIAMHSNLQVVVERLEDTINMAQKSWSNHQPLSEGYKASKKPIDDAYGKDQNAERNMTVNVSRRTCKEQSFSKPVLASSKIIKSSHVPAMDLNNKRLDNLKKSSILETGSLIPRVEDVPTKHEGIESSFSSYSSPVKLMFLSEVKSSEAVKYILTSVGTSESNIDLPSEKCPSRHVIEEKQETNEDIPNANFENYSSNHNGVDTPQGELKKFNCANEIPESSTMYIANMNSDKPQEEPNENSSNATDSSFKRKPGRPKKIGPQVVKQIKRPIGRPPKPKTDQTDIPVCQNKAFSAEEKSPESLVSGVKEGLYKNSITVTVVYGRSRRTKRYVSEGSVNINNVMSFNNNVADFSAEYSSLRHIRDLKIDSTERVSAVSSLTTESETLGPGSEYVRPIKNKSVIPRLSNNIIQPSQKPLTVVRKPGRPAKVKISGISVTINRISPQEREVSINSYLPPLEKGNVLGKSLPEEKYNRRCNERERARHTEADILKNGSKSMAAAIPLRYSMRDRKPSLHFLHSLTSSRPLIYRNALLHKSYKLHLQKSKGQKERHRQSRIKIASKGTSGARNSRHAKKCLEDDKLIPIAEVSMDPIISSNSLLRWWATSSNDSLLEELNNRFEQITNAWVQVSGDEAENSVHKNREHIENDHFKIANPLETCLVELEVSPVKMLFQKKYDLNELCTWFMQTTETQSLSLVRKANARNPLEVINTREIKLGTKHSDFNTSPIRKHFKKFALSSPSKSAGKLHILHKMVSSPVLKVKNNLTLARLKRTEFKRLQHDRWRRERKLRNREMVGWNSQRRNLRFFCQSQFLNKTEEGTHVDIPLQGSSTVDNQLILPPEIRDDFLQQAVAGFKTHASLENKFKSEIKENETNCSQKEEKGPKLGNVCANDWKSKTLKDCRIFLRKINYLEHRNTFRLNTIMYSPDPTDNGSNRQTQREESKRFTLRSHSARQNPLKMLSKEIENAKANNPSANKFASQHGNSKLNKCVNYDKNHSDSSVVLSKLSKRKRPPWKTTEMSTKRHKRQSCKSGQMANYYSKSQLGHNEKIFTVNLGKYVRSVSSQVHVHSLHLVRTG from the exons ATCTTCCTCAGAACTGTGATCCTAACATTCCCCTAGTTGCTCAGGAATTAATGAAAAAGATGATACGTCAGTTTGCAATTGAGTACATTTCAAAAAGTGGTAAAATTCAAGAGAACAGAAATGGTTCAATTGGACCAAGTCTAATATGTAAAAGTATCCAAATGAATCAAGCAGAAAGCTCCCTTCAGGAAGAGCAGGAAGGCCCCTTAGACCTCACTGTGAATCGAATGCAAGAACAAAATACTCAGCAAG GGGATGGCGTGTTAGATCtctctacaaagaaaaccagCGTAAAACCTGAAGAATCATCCCTGTGTGACCCTCCTTCTGAGAATTCAATGGCTGG ttcaaCTGTTGATGCAAATTCAGAGGAAGCTACtaaaatggataaagaaaaatCAGCATTAAGCAGAGTTTTGGAATCTTTGTGCATACATCACCGGCAACAAATTTTGGCTGTGTTGAAATTTCTAGTTCAAGAGCAAAATGCtgcttctctttgttgttgtaatACATCATATGCTGTGTCTTCAGACTCTCAAAAGCCCCTAATCGAAGATGATTTACATGGTCTATTTTGTAGTTGTGGGGAATATAGACTGGCAGAAAGAGGGTGTTTACAAAATGCAAGACAAAGTCCTGGGTTAGCACCTCTGTCAGACTGTATCCAAGATTCACATTGTTTATCCTGCCAAACTGTAGCTATTGAACACATTAAGACAGTAATGAATAGAAGAAGTTCAAACGGTTATAATTCTCTCAGGTGCTGTTCTGGACAGTTGTCGAACATTCACTCTACAAAATCAGCCTTTCACACTCCTCCTTTGTCCAGGGAAGTATGTGATCTTTCAGTCAATCTTAAAGATGTGTGTAGGTCTCGAAGTCCCTCACCCCCGCCATTATCACCTGTGCAGACTGAAGAATTTGAAAAATTGAAAGATGTTATTTCAAAATGTTCAGCCTTAGAAAATAACAGACTTGAAACAAACATTAACCAGCCTCCATCTCTCATACCAGCAGAAGTCAGCAGTGACAAGGATGATCATgaaggtaaaatatataaaactaaaaCACCCATTAACTCTGATTCTTTGCTCTTGGGAGACGGCAATAACTGTAATGCAAATCAGGAAAAAGGTGAAAACAGTTTAATTTTTCAAGATTTAATAGATCGTATTAATGAAAAGTTAAAGTCAATAGAAGCTACAGATATGACAAACTTTGTGAAATCATCTAGTGGGGATTGTAATACAGATAATGACTTAAAATTGGGAAATTTAATAACCTCTCTCTTGCACAATGCAAAGGCCGATGATTACAGTTTTATGGAGTTACTGAGTCAACACgataaagtagaaaataaaattattcagACAAGATTTCAAAAGCGACAGCAAACCCTCTTTGCAATGCACAACTCTCCTGATTCACCCATAGTTAGAAGGCAGTCTTTACAGATAAAAAGAGAACTGGCTAGCCTTGgtgaaaattttataagaaaaagatACACTGAAAAAAAGTTGAGGAAATCCATGCGCAATAGTGAGATATTTTCAATGGACAAAGGCCCAGCCTATCATTGTCAGGGACCTTctttacaaaattttaaaagccatCAAGATAAAAACCATGCGGGAGCATCATTTTCACCAGATTCCACATTACAGCCATTGCAACTACCTCTTCATAGTTTAGAAACCAACTTGGCTTTTGACACATGTTCAGGAAACTGTAAAACAACCCCTGAGAAAATGAGCACAAGAAAACCACAGGAGAAATCTGCAGCTGGGGGGAAAAAACTGCAGAACTATAGGGAGAATCCAAAATTTGAAACCATCCATACTCCTTCAAAAAGTGATGTTCCTGGACTTCTGAGTAGAACTAAACGAAATATCGTGCCTCCAGGGTGGTATTCTATATATGTGACAAataattatgtatttaaaaaatctaaGCCTAAAAAAGTATCTGAATCCATACCAAAAAAAGATACAGTGAAAAATATTCAGATTGAAAGCTCACACAATATAGATCTAAACAAAATTGCAATGCATTCAAATTTACAAGTTGTTGTCGAGCGCTTGGAAGATACAATAAATATGGCCCAAAAGTCTTGGAGTAATCATCAGCCATTATCAGAAGGATATAAGGCATCCAAGAAACCGATAGACGATGCCTATGGTAAAGACCAAAACGCTGAGAGAAATATGACTGTTAACGTGAGTAGAAGGACATGCAAAGAGCAGAGTTTTTCAAAACCTGTGCTGGCATCCAGCAAGATTATCAAAAGCAGTCATGTGCCTGCAATGGATTTGAATAATAAAAGACTTGATAATCTGAAAAAGTCATCTATTTTAGAAACGGGTAGCTTGATTCCTAGGGTTGAAGATGTACCAACAAAACATGAAGGAATTGAAAGCTCTTTTTCCAGTTACTCTAGTCCTGTCAAACTCATGTTTCTCTCTGAGGTTAAAAGCAGTGAAGCAGTCAaatacattttgacttcagttgGTACTTCAGAATCAAATATTGATCTTCCTTCTGAAAAATGTCCAAGTCGTCATGTAattgaagaaaaacaggaaacaaatgaaGATATCCCAAATGCTAACTTTGAAAATTACAGTTCTAATCATAATGGTGTTGACACTCCTCAAGGAGAACTAAAGAAATTTAATTGTGCAAACGAAATTCCAGAATCTTCTACAATGTATATAGCTAATATGAATAGTGATAAGCCACAAGAAGAACCGAACGAAAATTCAAGCAATGCAACTGATTcatcttttaaaagaaaaccaGGTAGACCTAAAAAAATAGGTCCCCAAGTTGTGAAACAGATTAAGCGACCAATTGGAAGACCGCCAAAACCTAAAACGGATCAAACAGACATCCCTGTTTGCCAAAACAAGGCCTTTAGTGCTGAAGAGAAAAGCCCAGAATCACTCGTATCAGGAGTAAAAGAAGGTCTTTATAAAAATAGTATCACAGTAACTGTTGTTTATGGACGGTCAAGAAGAACTAAAAGGTATGTTTCTGAAGGAAGTGTAAACATAAACAATGTTATGTCTTTCAACAATAATGTTGCTGATTTTTCAGCTGAATACAGTAGTCTGAGACATATTAGAGACCTCAAAATCGACTCCACTGAAAGAGTAAGTGCTGTATCAAGTTTGACTACTGAGAGTGAAACCTTGGGGCCTGGCTCTGAGTATGTTAGACCGATCAAGAACAAGTCTGTAATACCTCGCCTCTCCAACAACATTATTCAACCAAGCCAGAAGCCTTTGACAGTAGTTAGGAAGCCTGGTAGGCCTGCAAAAGTGAAAATCTCTGGCATATCTGTGACTATTAATAGAATTTCACCTCAGGAAAGAGAAGTAAGTATTAACAGCTACTTACCTCCTTTAGAAAAGGGGAATGTGTTAGGAAAGAGTTTGCCTGAAGAAAAGTACAATCGCCGGTGtaatgaaagagagagagcaagGCACACGGAAGCAGACATTTTAAAGAATGGATCAAAAAGTATGGCTGCTGCTATACCTTTGAGATACTCTATGAGAGACAGAAAACCATCTCTGCattttctgcattcattaacaTCTTCTAGACCCCTCATTTATAGAAACGCTCTGCTCCATAAATCATATAAACTCCATTTGCAGAAAAGTAAAGGCCAGAAGGAAAGACATAGGCAGTCAAGGATAAAAATAGCTTCCAAAGGTACCTCAGGAGCTAGAAATTCAAGGCATGCAAAAAAGTGTTTGGAAGATGACAAATTAATACCCATTGCTGAAGTATCCATGGATCCTATAATTTCATCAAACTCTTTACTCAGGTGGTGGGCTACTTCTTCAAACGATTCTTTATTGGAGGAATTAAACAATAGATTTGAGCAAATAACAAATGCTTGGGTGCAAGTGAGTGGAGATGAAGCTGAAAATTCTGTTCATAAAAACAGAGAACACATTGAAAACGATCATTTCAAAATAGCAAACCCTTTGGAAACCTGCCTTGTGGAACTTGAAGTTTCAcctgtaaaaatgctttttcaGAAAAAGTATGATTTAAATGAACTCTGTACCTGGTTTATGCAAACGACAGAAACGCAGTCTCTTTCATTAGTTAGAAAAGCAAATGCTCGAAACCCTTTGGAGGTAATAAATACCAGGGAAATTAAATTAGGGACCAAGCATTCTGATTTTAATACCAGCCCCATCAGAAAGCACTTTAAAAAATTTGCACTATCCTCTCCTTCAAAATCAGCAGGGAAATTGCATATATTGCATAAAATGGTTAGCTCTCCTGtcttaaaagtgaaaaataatttaACACTAGCAAGATTAAAAAGGACTGAGTTTAAAAGGTTGCAGCATGACAggtggagaagagagagaaagctgcgCAACCGTGAAATGGTTGGTTGGAACTCTCAAAGGAGAAACTTAAGATTTTTCTGCCAGAGCCAATTTTTAAATAAGACTGAGGAAGGAACACATGTTGACATCCCACTCCAAGGAAGCAGCACAGTAGATAATCAGCTTATTTTGCCACCTGAGATCAGGGATGACTTTCTGCAACAGGCAGTGGCTGGCTTCAAAACACACGCTAGTTTAGAGAATAAGTTTAAGTCAGAAATAAAGGAGAATGAGACAAATTgcagccaaaaagaagaaaagggacCAAAGCTAGGAAATGTATGTGCAAATGATTGGAAGTCAAAAACCTTAAAAGATTGTAGAATATTTTTGAGGAAGATCAACTATCTTGAGCACAGAAATACTTTTAGGTTAAATACAATCATGTACTCTCCTGACCCTACTGACAATGGAAGTAATCGTCAGACTCAGAGAGAAGAATCAAAGCGCTTTACCTTAAGATCCCATTCCGCTAGGCAAAATCCCTTGAAAATGCTgtctaaagaaatagaaaatgctAAAGCAAATAACCCTTCTGCCAATAAATTTGCCAGCCAACATGGCAATAGTAAATTAAATAAATGTGTTAACTATGACAAGAATCATTCCGATAGCTCTGTAGTCCTTAGCAAgttgagcaaaagaaaaagaccacCTTGGAAGACCACAGAAATGTCAACAAAAAGACATAAACGACAGTCTTGCAAGAGTGGACAAATGGCAAACTATTATTCAAAATCCCAGCTAG GTCATAATGAGAAAATATTTACTGTGAATTTGGGGAAATATGTGAGATCAGTGTCTTCGCAAGTGCATGTTCATAGTCTTCATTTGGTGAGAACTGGATGA
- the LCORL gene encoding ligand-dependent nuclear receptor corepressor-like protein isoform X3: MDHGYEETSVCLKGIITRCEVNDVQTRSAGERRRICEMVQHTNLFGKRNLEVSAAWNCEPEELTDWSMDEKCSFCNLQREAVSDCIPSLDSSQSTPTEELSSQGQSNTDKIECQAENYLHALFRKKDLPQNCDPNIPLVAQELMKKMIRQFAIEYISKSGKIQENRNGSIGPSLICKSIQMNQAESSLQEEQEGPLDLTVNRMQEQNTQQGDGVLDLSTKKTSVKPEESSLCDPPSENSMAGSTVDANSEEATKMDKEKSALSRVLESLCIHHRQQILAVLKFLVQEQNAASLCCCNTSYAVSSDSQKPLIEDDLHGLFCSCGEYRLAERGCLQNARQSPGLAPLSDCIQDSHCLSCQTVAIEHIKTVMNRRSSNGYNSLRCCSGQLSNIHSTKSAFHTPPLSREVCDLSVNLKDVCRSRSPSPPPLSPVQTEEFEKLKDVISKCSALENNRLETNINQPPSLIPAEVSSDKDDHEGKIYKTKTPINSDSLLLGDGNNCNANQEKGENSLIFQDLIDRINEKLKSIEATDMTNFVKSSSGDCNTDNDLKLGNLITSLLHNAKADDYSFMELLSQHDKVENKIIQTRFQKRQQTLFAMHNSPDSPIVRRQSLQIKRELASLGENFIRKRYTEKKLRKSMRNSEIFSMDKGPAYHCQGPSLQNFKSHQDKNHAGASFSPDSTLQPLQLPLHSLETNLAFDTCSGNCKTTPEKMSTRKPQEKSAAGGKKLQNYRENPKFETIHTPSKSDVPGLLSRTKRNIVPPGWYSIYVTNNYVFKKSKPKKVSESIPKKDTVKNIQIESSHNIDLNKIAMHSNLQVVVERLEDTINMAQKSWSNHQPLSEGYKASKKPIDDAYGKDQNAERNMTVNVSRRTCKEQSFSKPVLASSKIIKSSHVPAMDLNNKRLDNLKKSSILETGSLIPRVEDVPTKHEGIESSFSSYSSPVKLMFLSEVKSSEAVKYILTSVGTSESNIDLPSEKCPSRHVIEEKQETNEDIPNANFENYSSNHNGVDTPQGELKKFNCANEIPESSTMYIANMNSDKPQEEPNENSSNATDSSFKRKPGRPKKIGPQVVKQIKRPIGRPPKPKTDQTDIPVCQNKAFSAEEKSPESLVSGVKEGLYKNSITVTVVYGRSRRTKRYVSEGSVNINNVMSFNNNVADFSAEYSSLRHIRDLKIDSTERVSAVSSLTTESETLGPGSEYVRPIKNKSVIPRLSNNIIQPSQKPLTVVRKPGRPAKVKISGISVTINRISPQEREVSINSYLPPLEKGNVLGKSLPEEKYNRRCNERERARHTEADILKNGSKSMAAAIPLRYSMRDRKPSLHFLHSLTSSRPLIYRNALLHKSYKLHLQKSKGQKERHRQSRIKIASKGTSGARNSRHAKKCLEDDKLIPIAEVSMDPIISSNSLLRWWATSSNDSLLEELNNRFEQITNAWVQVSGDEAENSVHKNREHIENDHFKIANPLETCLVELEVSPVKMLFQKKYDLNELCTWFMQTTETQSLSLVRKANARNPLEVINTREIKLGTKHSDFNTSPIRKHFKKFALSSPSKSAGKLHILHKMVSSPVLKVKNNLTLARLKRTEFKRLQHDRWRRERKLRNREMVGWNSQRRNLRFFCQSQFLNKTEEGTHVDIPLQGSSTVDNQLILPPEIRDDFLQQAVAGFKTHASLENKFKSEIKENETNCSQKEEKGPKLGNVCANDWKSKTLKDCRIFLRKINYLEHRNTFRLNTIMYSPDPTDNGSNRQTQREESKRFTLRSHSARQNPLKMLSKEIENAKANNPSANKFASQHGNSKLNKCVNYDKNHSDSSVVLSKLSKRKRPPWKTTEMSTKRHKRQSCKSGQMANYYSKSQLGHNEKIFTVNLGKYVRSVSSQVHVHSLHLVRTG; the protein is encoded by the exons ATCTTCCTCAGAACTGTGATCCTAACATTCCCCTAGTTGCTCAGGAATTAATGAAAAAGATGATACGTCAGTTTGCAATTGAGTACATTTCAAAAAGTGGTAAAATTCAAGAGAACAGAAATGGTTCAATTGGACCAAGTCTAATATGTAAAAGTATCCAAATGAATCAAGCAGAAAGCTCCCTTCAGGAAGAGCAGGAAGGCCCCTTAGACCTCACTGTGAATCGAATGCAAGAACAAAATACTCAGCAAG GGGATGGCGTGTTAGATCtctctacaaagaaaaccagCGTAAAACCTGAAGAATCATCCCTGTGTGACCCTCCTTCTGAGAATTCAATGGCTGG ttcaaCTGTTGATGCAAATTCAGAGGAAGCTACtaaaatggataaagaaaaatCAGCATTAAGCAGAGTTTTGGAATCTTTGTGCATACATCACCGGCAACAAATTTTGGCTGTGTTGAAATTTCTAGTTCAAGAGCAAAATGCtgcttctctttgttgttgtaatACATCATATGCTGTGTCTTCAGACTCTCAAAAGCCCCTAATCGAAGATGATTTACATGGTCTATTTTGTAGTTGTGGGGAATATAGACTGGCAGAAAGAGGGTGTTTACAAAATGCAAGACAAAGTCCTGGGTTAGCACCTCTGTCAGACTGTATCCAAGATTCACATTGTTTATCCTGCCAAACTGTAGCTATTGAACACATTAAGACAGTAATGAATAGAAGAAGTTCAAACGGTTATAATTCTCTCAGGTGCTGTTCTGGACAGTTGTCGAACATTCACTCTACAAAATCAGCCTTTCACACTCCTCCTTTGTCCAGGGAAGTATGTGATCTTTCAGTCAATCTTAAAGATGTGTGTAGGTCTCGAAGTCCCTCACCCCCGCCATTATCACCTGTGCAGACTGAAGAATTTGAAAAATTGAAAGATGTTATTTCAAAATGTTCAGCCTTAGAAAATAACAGACTTGAAACAAACATTAACCAGCCTCCATCTCTCATACCAGCAGAAGTCAGCAGTGACAAGGATGATCATgaaggtaaaatatataaaactaaaaCACCCATTAACTCTGATTCTTTGCTCTTGGGAGACGGCAATAACTGTAATGCAAATCAGGAAAAAGGTGAAAACAGTTTAATTTTTCAAGATTTAATAGATCGTATTAATGAAAAGTTAAAGTCAATAGAAGCTACAGATATGACAAACTTTGTGAAATCATCTAGTGGGGATTGTAATACAGATAATGACTTAAAATTGGGAAATTTAATAACCTCTCTCTTGCACAATGCAAAGGCCGATGATTACAGTTTTATGGAGTTACTGAGTCAACACgataaagtagaaaataaaattattcagACAAGATTTCAAAAGCGACAGCAAACCCTCTTTGCAATGCACAACTCTCCTGATTCACCCATAGTTAGAAGGCAGTCTTTACAGATAAAAAGAGAACTGGCTAGCCTTGgtgaaaattttataagaaaaagatACACTGAAAAAAAGTTGAGGAAATCCATGCGCAATAGTGAGATATTTTCAATGGACAAAGGCCCAGCCTATCATTGTCAGGGACCTTctttacaaaattttaaaagccatCAAGATAAAAACCATGCGGGAGCATCATTTTCACCAGATTCCACATTACAGCCATTGCAACTACCTCTTCATAGTTTAGAAACCAACTTGGCTTTTGACACATGTTCAGGAAACTGTAAAACAACCCCTGAGAAAATGAGCACAAGAAAACCACAGGAGAAATCTGCAGCTGGGGGGAAAAAACTGCAGAACTATAGGGAGAATCCAAAATTTGAAACCATCCATACTCCTTCAAAAAGTGATGTTCCTGGACTTCTGAGTAGAACTAAACGAAATATCGTGCCTCCAGGGTGGTATTCTATATATGTGACAAataattatgtatttaaaaaatctaaGCCTAAAAAAGTATCTGAATCCATACCAAAAAAAGATACAGTGAAAAATATTCAGATTGAAAGCTCACACAATATAGATCTAAACAAAATTGCAATGCATTCAAATTTACAAGTTGTTGTCGAGCGCTTGGAAGATACAATAAATATGGCCCAAAAGTCTTGGAGTAATCATCAGCCATTATCAGAAGGATATAAGGCATCCAAGAAACCGATAGACGATGCCTATGGTAAAGACCAAAACGCTGAGAGAAATATGACTGTTAACGTGAGTAGAAGGACATGCAAAGAGCAGAGTTTTTCAAAACCTGTGCTGGCATCCAGCAAGATTATCAAAAGCAGTCATGTGCCTGCAATGGATTTGAATAATAAAAGACTTGATAATCTGAAAAAGTCATCTATTTTAGAAACGGGTAGCTTGATTCCTAGGGTTGAAGATGTACCAACAAAACATGAAGGAATTGAAAGCTCTTTTTCCAGTTACTCTAGTCCTGTCAAACTCATGTTTCTCTCTGAGGTTAAAAGCAGTGAAGCAGTCAaatacattttgacttcagttgGTACTTCAGAATCAAATATTGATCTTCCTTCTGAAAAATGTCCAAGTCGTCATGTAattgaagaaaaacaggaaacaaatgaaGATATCCCAAATGCTAACTTTGAAAATTACAGTTCTAATCATAATGGTGTTGACACTCCTCAAGGAGAACTAAAGAAATTTAATTGTGCAAACGAAATTCCAGAATCTTCTACAATGTATATAGCTAATATGAATAGTGATAAGCCACAAGAAGAACCGAACGAAAATTCAAGCAATGCAACTGATTcatcttttaaaagaaaaccaGGTAGACCTAAAAAAATAGGTCCCCAAGTTGTGAAACAGATTAAGCGACCAATTGGAAGACCGCCAAAACCTAAAACGGATCAAACAGACATCCCTGTTTGCCAAAACAAGGCCTTTAGTGCTGAAGAGAAAAGCCCAGAATCACTCGTATCAGGAGTAAAAGAAGGTCTTTATAAAAATAGTATCACAGTAACTGTTGTTTATGGACGGTCAAGAAGAACTAAAAGGTATGTTTCTGAAGGAAGTGTAAACATAAACAATGTTATGTCTTTCAACAATAATGTTGCTGATTTTTCAGCTGAATACAGTAGTCTGAGACATATTAGAGACCTCAAAATCGACTCCACTGAAAGAGTAAGTGCTGTATCAAGTTTGACTACTGAGAGTGAAACCTTGGGGCCTGGCTCTGAGTATGTTAGACCGATCAAGAACAAGTCTGTAATACCTCGCCTCTCCAACAACATTATTCAACCAAGCCAGAAGCCTTTGACAGTAGTTAGGAAGCCTGGTAGGCCTGCAAAAGTGAAAATCTCTGGCATATCTGTGACTATTAATAGAATTTCACCTCAGGAAAGAGAAGTAAGTATTAACAGCTACTTACCTCCTTTAGAAAAGGGGAATGTGTTAGGAAAGAGTTTGCCTGAAGAAAAGTACAATCGCCGGTGtaatgaaagagagagagcaagGCACACGGAAGCAGACATTTTAAAGAATGGATCAAAAAGTATGGCTGCTGCTATACCTTTGAGATACTCTATGAGAGACAGAAAACCATCTCTGCattttctgcattcattaacaTCTTCTAGACCCCTCATTTATAGAAACGCTCTGCTCCATAAATCATATAAACTCCATTTGCAGAAAAGTAAAGGCCAGAAGGAAAGACATAGGCAGTCAAGGATAAAAATAGCTTCCAAAGGTACCTCAGGAGCTAGAAATTCAAGGCATGCAAAAAAGTGTTTGGAAGATGACAAATTAATACCCATTGCTGAAGTATCCATGGATCCTATAATTTCATCAAACTCTTTACTCAGGTGGTGGGCTACTTCTTCAAACGATTCTTTATTGGAGGAATTAAACAATAGATTTGAGCAAATAACAAATGCTTGGGTGCAAGTGAGTGGAGATGAAGCTGAAAATTCTGTTCATAAAAACAGAGAACACATTGAAAACGATCATTTCAAAATAGCAAACCCTTTGGAAACCTGCCTTGTGGAACTTGAAGTTTCAcctgtaaaaatgctttttcaGAAAAAGTATGATTTAAATGAACTCTGTACCTGGTTTATGCAAACGACAGAAACGCAGTCTCTTTCATTAGTTAGAAAAGCAAATGCTCGAAACCCTTTGGAGGTAATAAATACCAGGGAAATTAAATTAGGGACCAAGCATTCTGATTTTAATACCAGCCCCATCAGAAAGCACTTTAAAAAATTTGCACTATCCTCTCCTTCAAAATCAGCAGGGAAATTGCATATATTGCATAAAATGGTTAGCTCTCCTGtcttaaaagtgaaaaataatttaACACTAGCAAGATTAAAAAGGACTGAGTTTAAAAGGTTGCAGCATGACAggtggagaagagagagaaagctgcgCAACCGTGAAATGGTTGGTTGGAACTCTCAAAGGAGAAACTTAAGATTTTTCTGCCAGAGCCAATTTTTAAATAAGACTGAGGAAGGAACACATGTTGACATCCCACTCCAAGGAAGCAGCACAGTAGATAATCAGCTTATTTTGCCACCTGAGATCAGGGATGACTTTCTGCAACAGGCAGTGGCTGGCTTCAAAACACACGCTAGTTTAGAGAATAAGTTTAAGTCAGAAATAAAGGAGAATGAGACAAATTgcagccaaaaagaagaaaagggacCAAAGCTAGGAAATGTATGTGCAAATGATTGGAAGTCAAAAACCTTAAAAGATTGTAGAATATTTTTGAGGAAGATCAACTATCTTGAGCACAGAAATACTTTTAGGTTAAATACAATCATGTACTCTCCTGACCCTACTGACAATGGAAGTAATCGTCAGACTCAGAGAGAAGAATCAAAGCGCTTTACCTTAAGATCCCATTCCGCTAGGCAAAATCCCTTGAAAATGCTgtctaaagaaatagaaaatgctAAAGCAAATAACCCTTCTGCCAATAAATTTGCCAGCCAACATGGCAATAGTAAATTAAATAAATGTGTTAACTATGACAAGAATCATTCCGATAGCTCTGTAGTCCTTAGCAAgttgagcaaaagaaaaagaccacCTTGGAAGACCACAGAAATGTCAACAAAAAGACATAAACGACAGTCTTGCAAGAGTGGACAAATGGCAAACTATTATTCAAAATCCCAGCTAG GTCATAATGAGAAAATATTTACTGTGAATTTGGGGAAATATGTGAGATCAGTGTCTTCGCAAGTGCATGTTCATAGTCTTCATTTGGTGAGAACTGGATGA